In Tindallia magadiensis, one DNA window encodes the following:
- the csrA gene encoding carbon storage regulator CsrA yields the protein MLVLTRKPEESIVLGNDIEIKILSLEEGKVKIGIKAPKHVEIHRKEVYLEIQKENKEAAGFKINAADLKKVMTKK from the coding sequence ATGCTGGTACTGACAAGAAAGCCAGAAGAAAGCATCGTTTTAGGAAACGATATTGAAATAAAAATACTTTCTCTGGAAGAGGGAAAAGTTAAAATAGGCATTAAAGCACCAAAGCATGTGGAAATCCATCGAAAAGAAGTATACCTGGAAATACAGAAAGAAAACAAAGAAGCCGCCGGTTTTAAGATTAATGCCGCCGATCTGAAAAAAGTAATGACCAAAAAATAA
- a CDS encoding TIGR03826 family flagellar region protein: MPMTLDLKNCKNCGRAYQYDGNTFCKRCRQDSEEEYKKVKEYLYDNPGASVAEVSEETEVSEKKILKFLREGRLEIKDENNFFLDCERCGVAIKSGRFCDKCTHEMANEFRSAVTPKQKEEPKKPEKTKKSQRMYVDVRRKK; this comes from the coding sequence ATGCCCATGACCTTAGATCTGAAAAACTGCAAAAATTGTGGACGTGCCTATCAGTACGACGGCAATACTTTCTGTAAGCGATGTCGACAAGATAGTGAAGAAGAGTACAAAAAAGTAAAAGAATATTTATATGATAATCCAGGAGCTAGTGTAGCGGAAGTCTCCGAAGAAACAGAGGTAAGTGAGAAAAAGATACTGAAATTTCTCCGGGAAGGCCGACTGGAAATTAAGGATGAAAACAATTTCTTTTTAGATTGTGAACGTTGTGGAGTAGCCATTAAATCCGGAAGGTTTTGCGACAAATGCACCCACGAAATGGCCAATGAGTTTCGATCAGCCGTAACACCGAAACAGAAAGAAGAACCAAAAAAGCCGGAAAAAACGAAAAAAAGCCAGAGAATGTATGTGGATGTCCGGCGGAAAAAATAA
- a CDS encoding DUF2225 domain-containing protein produces MTARKKTVNYIETEDLYRPRQVIDMADERLIVPPGHAFYDCRAPESHEAYVFDQQVVCPVCDKEMTVKGQRLTKLKLLDVDKDFRHRFDGFEPLWYGVWVCIDCYYTDFYQRFRKKPPPYKVQAILDRSMNLKTQFPIYQTEPRKVNEVFASYYLALKTSLTDVSDFQGLVKIRTSLAWLYRDVEDEIMEDLITIRW; encoded by the coding sequence GTGACAGCGAGGAAAAAAACGGTTAACTATATCGAAACAGAAGATCTGTACCGTCCTAGGCAAGTGATTGATATGGCTGATGAAAGGTTGATTGTGCCCCCGGGACATGCTTTTTATGACTGTCGGGCGCCAGAGTCCCATGAAGCGTATGTTTTTGATCAGCAAGTGGTCTGCCCTGTCTGCGACAAAGAAATGACGGTTAAGGGGCAGCGGCTGACGAAACTGAAGCTGTTGGATGTTGATAAGGATTTCCGACATCGATTCGATGGTTTTGAGCCTCTCTGGTATGGTGTGTGGGTGTGCATTGATTGTTATTATACAGATTTTTATCAGCGGTTTCGAAAAAAACCGCCGCCTTATAAGGTTCAGGCAATTCTGGACCGCTCTATGAATCTGAAAACCCAGTTCCCTATTTATCAGACGGAACCTCGGAAGGTTAATGAGGTTTTTGCTTCCTACTATTTGGCACTTAAAACGTCCCTGACTGATGTCAGCGATTTTCAGGGACTGGTGAAAATACGGACTTCTCTGGCTTGGCTTTACAGGGATGTGGAGGACGAAATCATGGAGGATCTTATAACAATACGCTGGTAG
- the recD2 gene encoding SF1B family DNA helicase RecD2 translates to MSSAEQYEGKLVEMIYQNDENGYRVGILECEEQVLTVVGILPGLNAGDRIRVRGKKQVHQRYGEQLKVEEYYPLLPESQEGMMEYLASGLIPGVGEVMARRMLETFGTDIFTIMQREPERLQEVQGIGKKTWRPMAEAFQTHNQLRELILWLAEKGIESRFALRIHQAFGSGAKAIVETNPYQLLGSMPEIGFKAVDRMALKLGREPEDPQRVEAGILHTLAAASFEGHTYLPGEELLRRVCAGLEVEEGVTRETIQSLAYDQRIQLTSGSEDQRVYLLSCFEAESDTCKKLLELACTVPLPAPENLKKRLEKSQKEQNIQLAKAQIEGVESAFHYRSLVITGGPGTGKTTLINSLIRLIEEEELDVLLAAPTGRAAKRMTETSGKEASTIHRLLEMGFSEETGEHYFGRDEENPLETDFLIIDEVSMVDILMMRHLLKAIGTSTTLILVGDVDQLPSVGPGAVLKDIINSGIIPVIRLTEIFRQAQESLIVMNAHRINEGEAPTLNHRDRDFFFMTEENPHNALEKIRQLLVKRLPDHYHFDPIKDIQLLTPTKKGITGTINLNQHLQQVLNPPEKDRQERAFGSKIFREGDKVMQIRNNYSLEWSRIDPLGMEETGRGVFNGDIGHIAAIEVEKELLTVLFDDDRQVVYPFALVDELEPAYAITIHKSQGSEFPAVVLPMYPGPPVLMTRNLLYTAITRARSLVVLIGHKQVLYRMIQNNRTQERFSGLEERLKQVMSYMENPL, encoded by the coding sequence TTGAGTTCAGCGGAACAATATGAAGGTAAATTAGTAGAAATGATTTACCAGAACGATGAAAATGGATATCGGGTAGGCATTTTAGAGTGTGAAGAACAGGTTCTGACAGTAGTAGGTATTCTTCCTGGACTCAATGCCGGAGACCGGATTCGAGTTCGGGGAAAAAAGCAGGTTCATCAGCGTTATGGAGAACAATTAAAAGTAGAGGAATACTACCCCTTATTACCGGAAAGTCAGGAAGGGATGATGGAATATCTGGCCTCCGGATTAATCCCGGGAGTAGGAGAAGTCATGGCAAGGCGTATGCTGGAAACCTTTGGAACCGATATTTTTACCATCATGCAACGAGAGCCGGAACGACTGCAAGAGGTTCAAGGCATAGGAAAGAAAACCTGGCGCCCCATGGCAGAGGCTTTTCAGACCCATAATCAACTGAGAGAACTGATTCTATGGTTAGCGGAAAAAGGCATTGAATCCCGTTTTGCTCTTCGGATCCATCAGGCTTTTGGTAGTGGTGCCAAAGCTATCGTAGAAACCAATCCTTACCAATTATTGGGCAGCATGCCGGAAATAGGTTTTAAGGCAGTGGACCGGATGGCCTTAAAGCTGGGACGGGAGCCGGAAGATCCTCAAAGAGTAGAGGCTGGTATTCTTCACACTCTTGCCGCTGCCAGTTTTGAGGGACATACCTACCTTCCGGGAGAAGAACTGCTTCGCCGAGTATGTGCCGGGTTGGAGGTAGAAGAGGGAGTAACGAGGGAAACCATCCAATCCTTGGCCTATGATCAACGTATTCAACTTACCAGTGGTTCTGAAGATCAGCGAGTGTACTTACTTTCCTGCTTTGAGGCAGAAAGTGATACCTGCAAAAAACTTTTGGAGCTGGCTTGTACCGTTCCATTGCCGGCACCGGAAAACCTGAAAAAACGACTGGAAAAGTCTCAGAAAGAACAAAACATTCAATTAGCCAAAGCACAGATAGAAGGTGTGGAATCTGCTTTTCATTACCGAAGCCTTGTCATTACCGGGGGACCTGGAACAGGAAAAACCACTTTAATTAACTCTTTAATACGTTTAATTGAAGAAGAAGAGCTAGACGTCCTATTAGCCGCGCCGACGGGCAGAGCTGCAAAAAGAATGACCGAAACCAGTGGAAAAGAAGCCAGTACCATCCATCGTTTATTAGAGATGGGCTTTTCAGAGGAGACAGGAGAACATTATTTTGGTCGTGACGAAGAAAATCCGCTGGAAACCGACTTTTTAATCATTGATGAAGTATCTATGGTGGATATTTTAATGATGAGGCATTTATTAAAAGCCATTGGCACCTCTACCACCCTCATTTTAGTAGGTGACGTGGATCAGCTTCCTTCTGTTGGACCAGGAGCTGTTCTAAAAGACATTATTAACAGCGGCATTATTCCCGTCATCCGTTTAACAGAAATCTTTCGACAGGCACAGGAAAGCCTGATTGTTATGAATGCTCACCGTATCAATGAAGGAGAAGCACCTACACTGAACCATCGAGATCGGGATTTTTTCTTTATGACAGAAGAAAACCCTCATAATGCCTTGGAAAAGATTCGGCAGCTATTGGTCAAAAGGCTACCGGATCATTATCATTTTGATCCGATTAAAGACATTCAACTCTTAACACCAACCAAGAAAGGGATTACCGGAACCATTAATCTGAACCAACATTTGCAACAAGTCTTAAATCCACCGGAAAAAGACCGACAGGAAAGAGCCTTTGGCTCCAAGATTTTTCGGGAAGGAGATAAGGTTATGCAAATTCGCAATAATTACAGCTTGGAGTGGAGCCGGATCGATCCTTTGGGAATGGAAGAAACAGGAAGAGGCGTCTTTAATGGAGATATTGGACATATTGCCGCCATCGAAGTTGAAAAAGAGTTGCTGACCGTCCTTTTTGATGACGATCGACAGGTGGTATATCCCTTTGCCTTGGTAGATGAATTGGAACCAGCGTATGCCATTACGATTCATAAGTCTCAGGGAAGTGAATTTCCCGCCGTAGTACTTCCCATGTATCCGGGGCCGCCGGTGCTGATGACCAGAAATCTTCTCTACACAGCCATTACCAGAGCTCGTTCTTTGGTGGTGCTTATTGGGCATAAACAAGTCTTGTACCGGATGATTCAAAACAATCGAACCCAGGAACGATTTTCTGGATTGGAAGAAAGATTAAAACAAGTGATGAGCTATATGGAGAATCCTCTATGA
- the flgK gene encoding flagellar hook-associated protein FlgK has product MRSTFLGFNTATSGLFASQRALDTTGHNIANVNTPGYSRQRVEQSNADGWRIGGGRGVLGTGVQTTGIEQMRNEFLDFRYRFEVNNLAYWEARRDGLSFIEASFNEPSETGMLSNVDNYFNSLQELSKEQNADELTHRALVYDQSEAMANSISHQYDQLEKMVVDVNDEIKTTVDTINLYAEQIASLNEQIFRYEVDGSSANDLKDRRNLLIDELSELVKVDVKMVTDSRDTSPNAPQKMVLQIAGQPLVSHGKAYKLDASEKEKSDFFDDMGVDMEINKVQWADGSYLNPNSLEGELKALIELRDGNTAQKKGIPYYISKLNEFAQTFAKEMNEVAKTGYGLKGEILHDADGNPLGDDTTGAGYLMFTANGQSSAEMYDENGNIMHTAINAKNIGVSMDMQDLNKIPAAGSPDALPGDASVIMEMVELRNKDSMFAEGRPEDFMRTLIANLGVDQQQAMRNSENQQVLTQQIHYQRMSYSGVSQDEELANMVKFQHAYNASARMITTMDEMLDVVINRVGLVGR; this is encoded by the coding sequence ATGCGATCAACTTTTTTAGGATTTAACACAGCTACTTCCGGTTTGTTTGCGTCTCAAAGGGCCTTAGACACCACCGGTCACAATATTGCGAATGTCAACACCCCCGGCTATAGTCGTCAACGAGTAGAACAGTCCAATGCTGACGGATGGCGCATCGGTGGTGGCAGAGGGGTATTGGGAACAGGTGTTCAAACAACAGGCATTGAACAAATGCGCAATGAGTTTCTGGATTTTCGATATCGGTTCGAGGTAAATAATCTGGCTTATTGGGAAGCGCGGAGAGACGGGCTTTCTTTTATCGAAGCCAGTTTTAATGAACCTTCCGAAACAGGAATGCTGTCTAATGTAGACAATTATTTTAATTCCCTTCAGGAGTTAAGCAAAGAACAGAATGCGGATGAATTGACTCACAGAGCTTTGGTATATGATCAGAGTGAAGCCATGGCAAACAGCATTTCTCATCAATATGATCAGTTGGAAAAAATGGTGGTGGATGTCAATGATGAAATTAAAACAACCGTTGATACCATCAACCTTTACGCCGAACAAATTGCCAGTCTGAACGAACAAATTTTTCGATATGAGGTGGATGGCAGTAGTGCCAATGATCTTAAAGACCGCCGGAATTTATTGATCGATGAACTTTCAGAATTGGTTAAAGTAGATGTTAAAATGGTGACCGACTCTAGAGATACTTCTCCTAACGCGCCTCAAAAAATGGTTTTGCAGATCGCCGGACAGCCTTTGGTATCTCACGGAAAGGCTTATAAACTGGACGCTTCTGAAAAAGAGAAAAGTGATTTTTTTGATGATATGGGCGTTGATATGGAAATCAATAAGGTGCAATGGGCCGATGGCAGTTACTTAAATCCTAATAGTTTAGAAGGTGAACTGAAAGCCTTGATAGAGCTTCGGGACGGGAACACCGCTCAGAAAAAAGGAATTCCTTATTATATCAGTAAACTTAATGAATTTGCTCAAACTTTTGCTAAAGAAATGAATGAAGTAGCAAAAACTGGATACGGATTGAAGGGTGAAATACTCCATGATGCCGATGGAAATCCCCTGGGTGATGACACTACCGGCGCCGGCTACCTAATGTTTACGGCCAACGGACAGTCTTCTGCCGAAATGTACGACGAAAACGGTAATATCATGCATACGGCTATTAACGCAAAAAACATCGGCGTATCCATGGATATGCAGGATCTGAATAAGATACCAGCAGCAGGCTCACCGGACGCGTTACCCGGCGATGCTTCCGTAATAATGGAAATGGTGGAGTTGCGAAATAAGGATAGTATGTTTGCAGAAGGTCGACCGGAAGATTTTATGCGCACCTTGATTGCGAATTTAGGAGTAGATCAACAACAAGCCATGCGGAATTCGGAAAATCAACAAGTATTGACCCAACAGATTCATTATCAACGAATGAGCTACTCCGGTGTATCTCAGGACGAAGAACTGGCAAACATGGTGAAATTCCAACATGCTTATAATGCCTCTGCCCGGATGATTACCACCATGGACGAAATGCTGGATGTGGTCATAAACCGAGTAGGATTAGTAGGTAGATAA
- the fliW gene encoding flagellar assembly protein FliW: MQLETKNFGMLEIEEDNIIYFPEGIPGFENLKRYVFIQNPEENVPFHWIQSVDDGELAFVVVNPFLCRFDYEFELPQSVIDKLEIEAPEDLKFFSIVKIPEKIEEMTINLLAPIVINEKNNKAQQVVLNENQYHTRHRVMDEFKRNETLSAEEGK, from the coding sequence ATGCAACTGGAAACCAAAAATTTCGGCATGTTAGAGATCGAAGAAGACAATATCATTTACTTTCCTGAAGGAATCCCAGGATTTGAAAATCTGAAACGCTACGTTTTTATCCAAAATCCGGAAGAAAATGTTCCTTTCCACTGGATTCAATCTGTGGATGATGGAGAATTAGCCTTTGTGGTGGTCAATCCCTTTTTATGCCGCTTCGACTACGAGTTTGAACTGCCTCAGTCAGTGATTGATAAATTGGAAATTGAAGCACCGGAAGATCTAAAATTTTTCTCTATTGTTAAAATTCCGGAAAAGATAGAAGAAATGACCATTAACCTGTTAGCACCTATTGTTATCAACGAGAAAAACAATAAGGCTCAGCAGGTTGTACTAAATGAAAACCAGTACCATACCCGTCATCGAGTAATGGATGAATTCAAACGAAATGAAACCCTCTCTGCAGAGGAGGGGAAATAA
- a CDS encoding flagellar protein FlgN, whose amino-acid sequence MSKAIIQLKEALRQEQQIYQGVLELADQKTLMVVRNKVKELEKLTLKEQQFIREISRFEQIRQSLLGHFAKEKELAEVPQNLSALLSFLPENDVEEIESLRQELVVTIQEISEKNRLNETLINQSLDFIQVNLEALTQLETGNPYGEKADAKNKQTRQIFDAKC is encoded by the coding sequence ATGTCTAAAGCAATTATACAATTAAAAGAAGCCTTGCGCCAGGAACAACAGATTTATCAAGGAGTACTGGAGCTGGCGGATCAAAAAACATTAATGGTTGTTCGAAACAAAGTGAAAGAGCTGGAAAAACTAACGCTGAAGGAGCAGCAGTTTATCCGGGAGATAAGTCGTTTTGAACAAATACGCCAATCGTTACTTGGCCACTTTGCCAAAGAGAAGGAGCTCGCGGAAGTGCCTCAAAATCTGTCTGCCCTTCTTTCTTTTTTGCCCGAAAATGACGTGGAAGAAATAGAGTCGCTTCGTCAGGAACTGGTGGTTACCATCCAGGAAATCAGCGAAAAAAACCGGTTAAACGAAACCTTGATTAACCAAAGCCTAGACTTTATCCAGGTAAACCTGGAAGCTCTTACACAACTGGAAACAGGAAACCCTTACGGAGAAAAAGCAGACGCAAAAAACAAGCAGACCAGACAAATTTTTGATGCAAAATGCTGA
- the flgL gene encoding flagellar hook-associated protein FlgL codes for MRITNNMMVQTMLNNLNRNATRLNQAQIQYATGKRINKPSDDPRGIAKSMRLRSDISAMEQYERNVNDAYSFMDTTETAIRNMQQEGMNRIRELTVQASSETLTQDETIKIQAEIEEIRQQMIDMANYTYSGKHIFSGTKTNQPLLDSQGYYQMDLVKYENPAMNDDVWNFETSTREKIQVNTLGFEVFEAESNEIVRAEVVAGENTTIELPYADGSGYMELTILDADDSEPTKGPDGNWTVGADWVDVGTPIDETVKEAMKEIKAVEGERIIDYQFEVADYQQSNYDGTVITSEEITYLKAVPVNGAIVDTFETQAAWSLDEGQFATPDFDNGTPQSFSFGGAEVVMVQGDPTALPAGVAISEELASKDKIVLTVNGDPNDISQEDYMESYAEALNKLSDQRGSQVQGFTFVGDADGLKAIAPKKSDTLHNKKFFSGSLLPVAPADREDFKKDQLVVAGKGKHQYIVEGQRAGLFQLLDDLEKNMLDGNQEALSHMLDDIDAHMDSMLTARSSTGARANRTELILYRIEDDVLNFRELMSKIEDADMAEVSMNLMNEENVYRASLNVGARVIQPSLLDFLR; via the coding sequence ATGAGAATAACCAATAATATGATGGTACAAACCATGTTAAACAACTTAAACCGCAATGCTACCCGGTTAAACCAGGCACAGATACAGTATGCCACGGGAAAACGGATCAATAAACCTTCCGATGATCCCCGGGGCATTGCAAAAAGCATGCGCCTGCGCAGTGATATCAGCGCGATGGAACAGTACGAACGAAATGTAAATGATGCCTACTCTTTTATGGACACCACCGAAACAGCCATTCGAAATATGCAGCAAGAAGGAATGAACCGAATTCGGGAATTGACGGTACAAGCATCCAGCGAAACCTTAACTCAGGATGAAACCATTAAAATACAAGCTGAAATTGAAGAAATACGTCAGCAAATGATTGATATGGCTAACTATACCTACTCTGGAAAACATATTTTTTCTGGAACGAAAACCAACCAACCTTTGTTAGACAGCCAAGGTTACTACCAAATGGATTTGGTAAAATATGAAAATCCAGCCATGAACGATGACGTATGGAATTTTGAAACCAGCACCAGAGAAAAAATTCAAGTGAATACCCTTGGCTTTGAAGTGTTTGAAGCAGAATCCAACGAGATTGTTCGGGCAGAAGTAGTGGCAGGGGAAAATACGACCATTGAGTTGCCCTATGCCGATGGAAGTGGATATATGGAACTGACCATACTGGATGCTGATGATAGCGAACCAACAAAAGGCCCTGATGGGAACTGGACCGTAGGAGCTGATTGGGTTGATGTTGGAACACCTATAGACGAAACCGTCAAAGAAGCCATGAAAGAAATAAAAGCCGTAGAAGGCGAACGAATTATCGACTATCAGTTTGAAGTGGCAGACTACCAACAATCCAACTATGATGGTACGGTCATTACTAGTGAAGAAATTACTTACTTAAAAGCAGTACCAGTCAATGGGGCTATTGTGGATACTTTTGAAACCCAAGCGGCTTGGAGTTTGGATGAAGGCCAATTTGCAACCCCAGATTTCGACAATGGAACCCCGCAAAGTTTTAGTTTTGGAGGGGCTGAGGTAGTGATGGTGCAAGGTGATCCGACTGCCCTTCCGGCAGGAGTGGCGATTTCAGAAGAATTAGCCAGTAAAGATAAAATTGTATTAACGGTTAACGGAGATCCGAACGACATAAGTCAGGAAGACTACATGGAATCCTATGCCGAGGCACTGAATAAACTATCTGATCAGAGAGGTTCTCAGGTACAAGGCTTTACCTTTGTTGGGGATGCAGATGGATTGAAAGCCATAGCACCAAAAAAATCCGATACCTTGCATAATAAAAAATTCTTTAGCGGTTCCTTGCTTCCTGTAGCACCTGCTGACAGAGAAGATTTCAAAAAAGACCAATTGGTGGTAGCGGGTAAAGGGAAGCATCAGTATATTGTCGAAGGACAACGAGCTGGACTTTTCCAGTTGCTAGATGATTTAGAGAAGAACATGCTGGATGGCAATCAAGAAGCCCTTAGCCATATGTTGGATGATATTGACGCTCATATGGATTCGATGCTGACTGCCCGTTCTTCAACAGGAGCCAGAGCCAACCGGACAGAGTTGATTCTATACCGGATTGAAGACGATGTGCTGAATTTCCGAGAGCTGATGTCCAAGATAGAAGATGCGGATATGGCAGAAGTCAGCATGAATCTGATGAATGAAGAAAATGTCTACCGGGCATCCCTGAACGTAGGTGCCCGAGTGATTCAACCAAGCCTATTGGATTTTTTGAGATGA
- a CDS encoding ROK family protein — translation MRLVYYIGIDLGGSSVKAGIVTEQGTVVLKDKKPTRSKEGSDTVIRDIAALVEELLVASELDGREVGGIGIGIPGAASKEGFVYFATNIFWTDVPLGEALGKMTGKPVFVANDATMAAVAEYQLGVTQKTANSVFLTLGTGLGGGIIMNHQVYSGSHGIGTEVGHMTVGHNWDYDCTCGNNGCWETFASGTAMKNHAKKLLSQKAPSVLTEKTKDDPDHISVWHLFDGAKEGDEVCLQVVQRMTRYLAVGIANLINLFDPEIIALGGGISAASDCFLDELKLQVSERIYVKKMNLTRIEVSQLGNDAGIIGAAMYARDEERRSKF, via the coding sequence GTGAGGCTTGTGTATTATATCGGAATAGATCTTGGGGGAAGTTCTGTCAAAGCCGGTATTGTAACAGAGCAGGGCACGGTGGTTCTGAAAGATAAAAAGCCAACCAGATCGAAGGAAGGATCCGATACGGTCATAAGAGATATCGCCGCTTTGGTCGAAGAATTATTAGTGGCATCGGAGCTGGATGGCCGAGAAGTGGGTGGCATTGGGATAGGTATACCAGGAGCTGCCAGTAAGGAAGGTTTTGTTTACTTTGCTACCAATATTTTTTGGACAGATGTCCCCTTGGGAGAAGCCTTGGGAAAAATGACAGGAAAGCCTGTATTTGTTGCCAATGATGCTACGATGGCAGCGGTAGCAGAATACCAGCTGGGCGTTACCCAAAAGACGGCCAACTCTGTTTTTCTAACCCTTGGAACCGGTCTAGGCGGTGGCATTATTATGAACCATCAGGTATATAGCGGAAGTCATGGAATCGGTACGGAAGTTGGTCATATGACCGTAGGTCATAACTGGGATTATGACTGTACCTGCGGCAATAACGGTTGTTGGGAGACTTTTGCTTCCGGTACGGCGATGAAAAACCATGCCAAAAAGCTGCTTTCCCAAAAGGCTCCCAGTGTCTTAACGGAAAAAACAAAGGATGATCCGGATCATATCAGTGTATGGCATTTATTTGACGGAGCAAAAGAAGGGGATGAAGTTTGTCTGCAAGTAGTTCAACGAATGACTCGTTATTTAGCCGTTGGCATTGCTAATCTTATTAATCTGTTTGATCCTGAAATCATTGCTCTGGGAGGCGGTATTTCTGCCGCATCAGACTGTTTTCTTGATGAGTTGAAGCTTCAGGTCAGCGAACGGATTTATGTAAAGAAGATGAACCTTACCCGTATTGAAGTTT
- a CDS encoding YczE/YyaS/YitT family protein gives MKDPAQRHRLYRVIRMIIGFAVFAAGIVMTIHGNIGLAPWDVFHQGLSKTLGITIGQASIGMGLFIVILDVIFGEKIGWGTLGNMLFIGLFIDFYMINEIIPVQNTFWLGAMQVLAGLFVIGVGSFLYISVGLGCGPRDGLMVALVKRTRRPVGVIRGSMEGIALVTGWLLGGHVGVGTLLIVLTIGPMVQFAFHLFRFDVANLRHQFIDEDLKALKKKIEKERR, from the coding sequence ATGAAAGATCCCGCACAAAGGCATAGGTTGTATCGAGTCATCAGGATGATTATTGGCTTTGCTGTTTTTGCAGCCGGGATTGTGATGACCATTCATGGAAATATAGGGCTGGCTCCTTGGGATGTATTTCATCAGGGTTTGTCAAAAACCTTAGGCATTACGATTGGACAAGCCAGCATTGGTATGGGTTTGTTTATTGTGATCCTGGACGTTATCTTTGGTGAAAAGATTGGATGGGGAACCTTAGGCAATATGCTTTTTATTGGCCTTTTTATTGATTTTTATATGATAAATGAAATCATACCGGTACAAAACACGTTTTGGCTGGGAGCTATGCAGGTGTTAGCAGGCCTCTTTGTGATTGGAGTAGGCAGTTTTCTATATATTAGTGTTGGTCTGGGCTGTGGTCCCAGAGACGGATTAATGGTAGCGCTGGTAAAAAGAACCAGACGCCCGGTAGGGGTTATTCGTGGCAGTATGGAAGGAATAGCCCTGGTGACTGGTTGGCTGCTGGGTGGCCATGTAGGGGTGGGCACCTTGTTGATTGTGCTGACCATCGGTCCGATGGTTCAGTTTGCCTTTCACCTGTTTCGATTTGATGTGGCAAACTTGCGGCATCAATTTATCGATGAAGATCTGAAAGCACTAAAAAAGAAGATAGAGAAAGAGAGAAGGTGA
- a CDS encoding flagellar biosynthesis anti-sigma factor FlgM, whose translation MKIQNHPQIIQAMRSYQNNKTKATETKQKTSMVQDKMDLSEKAIDFQTAVKAYQKLPEIREERVQEVKEKMARGEGATPEEVVEKMLADLNVRSKI comes from the coding sequence ATGAAAATTCAAAATCATCCACAGATCATCCAAGCCATGCGTAGTTATCAAAATAACAAAACAAAGGCAACGGAAACAAAACAAAAGACATCTATGGTTCAAGACAAAATGGATCTTTCGGAAAAAGCCATCGACTTTCAGACAGCAGTGAAAGCCTATCAAAAACTGCCTGAAATCCGTGAAGAGCGAGTGCAGGAAGTAAAAGAAAAAATGGCTCGAGGAGAAGGGGCTACGCCGGAAGAAGTGGTTGAAAAAATGCTGGCGGATCTAAATGTGCGTAGTAAGATTTAA
- a CDS encoding ComF family protein, whose amino-acid sequence MIHQITERVLDLIYPPYHPCPHCFEPDTAIKGRKGALCDVCYKSFPFVRKEENPPNVQALAHYHGAAQSLVHRLKYKEALYLAKPMANLMLQHLDWKGSSLVMPVPMHQRRQRQRGYNQAERLARHIARMVELECETNAMIRNRETEPMYRLNRLQRIQNMWNSITVRETEVHRVRNQKILLVDDVYTTGATAQACIRSLENAGAEGVTVITFALADITPS is encoded by the coding sequence ATGATTCATCAGATAACAGAAAGGGTATTAGACCTTATCTATCCACCCTATCATCCTTGTCCCCATTGCTTTGAACCGGACACAGCCATTAAAGGTAGAAAAGGAGCCTTATGCGATGTTTGCTATAAAAGCTTTCCTTTTGTCCGAAAAGAAGAAAATCCACCGAATGTCCAGGCCTTGGCCCATTATCACGGAGCAGCTCAGTCCTTGGTTCATCGACTAAAATACAAGGAAGCACTTTATCTGGCAAAACCAATGGCGAATCTAATGCTTCAACATCTAGACTGGAAAGGAAGTTCTCTTGTCATGCCGGTGCCAATGCACCAACGCCGGCAACGGCAGCGGGGATATAATCAGGCAGAACGGCTTGCCAGACATATTGCCCGCATGGTAGAATTAGAGTGTGAAACCAATGCCATGATAAGGAATCGGGAGACGGAACCGATGTATCGACTGAATCGACTGCAACGGATTCAGAATATGTGGAATAGCATTACGGTTCGGGAAACAGAAGTGCATAGAGTTAGAAATCAGAAGATTCTGTTGGTGGACGATGTCTATACAACCGGTGCGACGGCTCAGGCCTGTATCCGTTCCCTAGAAAATGCAGGAGCAGAAGGTGTAACGGTTATCACCTTTGCCTTGGCCGATATAACCCCATCGTAA